Within Nocardioides rotundus, the genomic segment CCTGTCGTACACCGAAAGTCAAGCCCGGATCTGGTATGGGCCCCCCACACGCGCCGTGATATGAGGTGCTGGTGCAGTCTTTCGCCATGACCGAAGGCACCCCTCCCATGCGTCGGATCACCGTCCTGTCCGGCGGGGTCGGCGGCGCGACGTTCCTCCGCGGGCTCCGTCACGGCATCCGCGAGCAGACCCTCCCGGGCGTCGCCGCCGACGCCGAGATCACCGTGGTCGCCAACACCGCCGACGACTGGTGGATCCACGGGCTGAAGGTCTGCCCGGACCTGGACACGGTGATGTACACCCTGGGCGACGGCATCGACACCGAGCGCGGGTGGGGGCGCAAGGACGAGACCTGGCACGCCAAGGAGGAGCTGGCCGCGTACGGCGTCGAGCCGTCCTGGTTCGGGCTGGGAGACCGCGACCTGGCGACCCATCTGGTGCGCACCCAGCTGCTGGACGCGGGCTACCCGCTCTCCGACGTCACCCGGGCGCTGTGCGAGCGCTGGCAGCCGGGGGTGCGCCTCCTGCCGATGACCGACGACCGGGTCGAGACGCACGTCGCGATCCCGGACCCCGACTCCCCCAGCGGCAGCCGGGTCGTGCACTTCCAGGAGTACTGGGTCCGGCTGCACGCCGAGGTCCCCGCCGAGACCGTCGTGGTCGTCGGCCTGGACAGGTCCACGCCCGCGCCGGGCGTGGTGGAGGCCCTGACCGACACCGACCTGGTGCTGCTGCCGCCGTCGAACCCGGTCGTCTCCGTGGGCACGATCCTGGGCGTCCCCGGCATCCGCGAGGCGATCCAGAGCAGCCCGGCGCCGGTCGTCGGCATCTCCCCCATCGTCGGCGGCCGGCACGTCCGGGGCATGGCCGAGCAGCTGCTGACCGGCATCGGGGTCGAGGTCAGCGCCGCCGGGGTGGCCCGGCACTACGGCGCCCGCAGCGCCGGCGGGGTGCTGGACGGCTGGCTGGTCGACGAGCAGGACGCCGCCGAGGTGGCCCGGGTCGAGGACGCCTCGATCGCCTGTCGCGCCGTACCCCTCATGATGAGCGACGACGCGGCGACCGCCGCCATGGCCGCCGCCGCCGTGGAGCTCGGGCGGGCATGAGCCGGCTGGAGGTGCTCGCCCCCGGCGGGATCGGCGAGGTCGACGCGCGGACCGACCTGGTCCGGCTGATCGCGGACGCGCTCGACCTGGCCGACGGCGACATCGTGGTGGTGACGAGCAAGATCGTCAGCAAGGCCGAGGGGCTGCTGCGCCGCGGCGACCGTCAGGATGCCGTGGACGAGGAGACCGATCGGGTGGTCGCCCGCCGCGGGGCCACCCGGATCGTGCGGACCCGGCACGGCCTCACGCTGGCCGCGGCCGGCGTGGACGCCTCGAACGTGCCGGCCGGGCGGCAC encodes:
- the cofD gene encoding 2-phospho-L-lactate transferase, with the translated sequence MTEGTPPMRRITVLSGGVGGATFLRGLRHGIREQTLPGVAADAEITVVANTADDWWIHGLKVCPDLDTVMYTLGDGIDTERGWGRKDETWHAKEELAAYGVEPSWFGLGDRDLATHLVRTQLLDAGYPLSDVTRALCERWQPGVRLLPMTDDRVETHVAIPDPDSPSGSRVVHFQEYWVRLHAEVPAETVVVVGLDRSTPAPGVVEALTDTDLVLLPPSNPVVSVGTILGVPGIREAIQSSPAPVVGISPIVGGRHVRGMAEQLLTGIGVEVSAAGVARHYGARSAGGVLDGWLVDEQDAAEVARVEDASIACRAVPLMMSDDAATAAMAAAAVELGRA